A window of the Narcine bancroftii isolate sNarBan1 chromosome 4, sNarBan1.hap1, whole genome shotgun sequence genome harbors these coding sequences:
- the LOC138762460 gene encoding involucrin-like, with the protein MHVKTQADLAIICLQCELFMKIQQLGQEAEVKIQQLGQEAEVKIQQLGQEAEVKIQQLGQEAEVKIQQLGQEAEVKIQQLGQEAEVKIQQLGQEAEVKIQQLGQEAEVKIQQLGQEAEVKIQQLGQEAEVKIQQLGQEAEVKIQQLGQEAEVKIQQLGQEAEVKIQQLGQEAEVKIQQLGQEAEVKIQQLGQEAEVKIQQLGQEAEVKIQQLGQEAEVKIQQLGQEAEVKIQQLGQEAEVKIQQLGQEAEVKIQQLGQEAEVKIQQLGQEAEVKIQQLGQEAEVKIQQLGQEAEVKIQQLGQEAEVKIQQLGQEAEVKIQQLGQEAEVKIQQLGQEAEVKIQQLGQEAEVKIQQLGQEAEVKIQQLGQEAEVKIQQLGQEAEVKIQQLGQKNY; encoded by the coding sequence ATGCATGTTAAGacacaagcagacttggctattatctgtttacaatgtGAGTTGTTTATGAAGATTCAGCAACTTGGGCAAGAAGCTGAAGTGAAGATTCAGCAACTTGGGCAAGAAGCTGAAGTGAAGATTCAGCAACTTGGGCAAGAAGCTGAAGTGAAGATTCAGCAACTTGGGCAAGAAGCTGAAGTGAAGATTCAGCAACTTGGGCAAGAAGCTGAAGTGAAGATTCAGCAACTTGGGCAAGAAGCTGAAGTGAAGATTCAGCAACTTGGGCAAGAAGCTGAAGTGAAGATTCAGCAACTTGGGCAAGAAGCTGAAGTGAAGATTCAGCAACTTGGGCAAGAAGCTGAAGTGAAGATTCAGCAACTTGGGCAAGAAGCTGAAGTGAAGATTCAGCAACTTGGGCAAGAAGCTGAAGTGAAGATTCAGCAACTTGGGCAAGAAGCTGAAGTGAAGATTCAGCAACTTGGGCAAGAAGCTGAAGTGAAGATTCAGCAACTTGGGCAAGAAGCTGAAGTGAAGATTCAGCAACTTGGGCAAGAAGCTGAAGTGAAGATTCAGCAACTTGGGCAAGAAGCTGAAGTGAAGATTCAGCAACTTGGGCAAGAAGCTGAAGTGAAGATTCAGCAACTTGGGCAAGAAGCTGAAGTGAAGATTCAGCAACTTGGGCAAGAAGCTGAAGTGAAGATTCAGCAACTTGGGCAAGAAGCTGAAGTGAAGATTCAGCAACTTGGGCAAGAAGCTGAAGTGAAGATTCAGCAACTTGGGCAAGAAGCTGAAGTGAAGATTCAGCAACTTGGGCAAGAAGCTGAAGTGAAGATTCAGCAACTTGGGCAAGAAGCTGAAGTGAAGATTCAGCAACTTGGGCAAGAAGCTGAAGTGAAGATTCAGCAACTTGGGCAAGAAGCTGAAGTGAAGATTCAGCAACTTGGGCAAGAAGCTGAAGTGAAGATTCAGCAACTTGGGCAAGAAGCTGAAGTGAAGATTCAGCAACTTGGGCAAGAAGCTGAAGTGAAGATTCAGCAACTTGGGCAAGAAGCTGAAGTGAAGATTCAGCAACTTGGGCAAGAAGCTGAAGTGAAGATTCAGCAACTTGGGCAAGAAGCTGAAGTGAAGATTCAGCAACTTGGGCAAGAAGCTGAAGTGAAGATTCAGCAACTTGggcaaaaaaattattga